A stretch of the Bos indicus isolate NIAB-ARS_2022 breed Sahiwal x Tharparkar chromosome 13, NIAB-ARS_B.indTharparkar_mat_pri_1.0, whole genome shotgun sequence genome encodes the following:
- the PTF1A gene encoding pancreas transcription factor 1 subunit alpha, translating into MDAVLLEHFPGGLDAFPSSYFDEEDFFTDQSSRDPLEDGDELLADEQAEVEFLSHQLHEYCYRDEACLLLQSAPPAAPHALAPPPPGGPGEPEDSGGGGYCCEAGAPPGGFPYSPGSPPSCLAYRCAGAAALSPRARLRGLSGAAAARRRRRVRSEAELQQLRQAANVRERRRMQSINDAFEGLRSHIPTLPYEKRLSKVDTLRLAIGYINFLSELVQADLPLRGGGAGGGRGPGGGGRLGADSPSSQAQKVIICHRGTRSPSPSDPDYGLPPLAGHSLSWTDEKQLKEQNIIRTAKVWTPEDPRKLNSKPSFNNIENEPPFEFVS; encoded by the exons ATGGACGCGGTGCTGCTAGAGCACTTCCCCGGGGGCCTGGACGCCTTCCCGTCCTCTTACTTTGATGAGGAGGACTTCTTCACCGACCAGTCTTCTCGGGACCCTCTGGAGGACGGCGATGAGCTACTGGCCGACGAGCAGGCCGAGGTGGAATTCCTCAGCCACCAGCTGCACGAGTACTGCTACCGCGACGAGGCGTGCCTGCTGCTGCAGTCCGCGCCTCCGGCGGCCCCCCACGCACTCGCCCCGCCGCCCCCGGGGGGCCCGGGAGAGCCGGAGgacagcggcggcggcggctacTGCTGCGAGGCGGGGGCGCCCCCCGGCGGTTTCCCCTACTCGCCCGGTTCTCCGCCCTCGTGCCTGGCCTACCGGTGCGCCGGGGCGGCCGCGCTGTCCCCCAGGGCGCGGCTGCGTGGCTTGAGCGGCGCGGCGGCTGCGCGGCGGCGGAGGCGGGTGCGTTCCGAGGCGGAGCTGCAGCAGCTGCGGCAGGCTGCCAACGTGCGCGAGCGGCGGCGCATGCAGTCCATCAACGACGCCTTCGAGGGGCTGCGCTCGCACATCCCCACGCTGCCCTACGAAAAGCGCCTCTCCAAGGTGGACACGCTGCGCCTGGCCATCGGCTACATCAACTTCCTCAGCGAGCTGGTGCAGGCCGACCTGCCCCtgcgcggcggcggcgcgggcggcggcAGGGGGCCCGGCGGCGGAGGGCGCCTGGGCGCGGACAGCCCGAGCAGCCAGGCCCAGAAGGTCATCATCTGCCACCGGGGTACTC GGTCCCCCTCCCCCAGCGACCCGGATTATGGCCTCCCTCCCCTTGCGGGACACTCTCTCTCTTGGACTGATGAAAAACAACtcaaagaacaaaatattatACGAACAGCCAAAGTGTGGACCCCAGAGGACCCCAGAAAACTCAACAGCAAGCCTTCCTTCAACAACATAGAAAACGAACCGCCCTTTGAGTTTGTGTCCTGA